A region of Candidatus Komeilibacteria bacterium CG_4_10_14_0_2_um_filter_37_10 DNA encodes the following proteins:
- the tig gene encoding trigger factor produces the protein MMQVEQKKLEKSQLELTITITPIEMDKWVKKAATHLSEHGKIPGFRPGKAPYETVVKNFGEMKIYEEALDDIITFYYWQAITENKINTIGQPKIDIGKFAPGNDLIFTAQVALLPEVTIGAYQDLQIEKKKVEVKAEEIDKVLKELQEMRAKEVIKLSAVEMGDKAEINFSAIVNGQPLENGQAEKYPLVVGNKQMIPCFEEQIVGMSVGQEKKFTINFPTEYYKKELAGQPAEFTVKVINVYRREMLELNDDFAQQVAGAKSLAELRDKVKENMQAEKDFKEEQRSEVEMLEKIVEHTSFGDLPEILVHSEQHKMIHELQDSIEAQGMVWEHYLSSIKKDEHSLEHDFIEGAIRRVKTALVMREIATKENIRVTEEELLAEIKRLSDTYRDNETAQNNLQSDGYRKYIENSLNNEKVLQCLREHNIKK, from the coding sequence TGAAAAAAGCAGCAACTCATTTATCGGAGCACGGTAAGATTCCTGGTTTTCGTCCGGGCAAAGCACCTTACGAAACAGTAGTTAAAAACTTTGGCGAAATGAAAATTTATGAAGAGGCGCTGGATGATATTATTACTTTTTATTATTGGCAGGCAATTACGGAAAATAAAATTAACACCATTGGCCAACCGAAAATAGATATTGGTAAATTTGCACCGGGCAATGATTTGATTTTTACTGCCCAAGTTGCTTTGTTGCCAGAGGTGACAATTGGCGCCTATCAGGATTTACAGATTGAAAAAAAGAAAGTAGAGGTGAAGGCCGAGGAAATAGACAAAGTACTAAAAGAATTACAAGAGATGAGAGCAAAAGAAGTAATAAAATTATCAGCAGTAGAAATGGGCGATAAGGCGGAGATTAATTTTTCCGCCATAGTTAATGGTCAACCATTAGAGAATGGTCAAGCGGAAAAGTATCCTTTGGTTGTCGGTAACAAACAAATGATCCCATGCTTTGAAGAGCAGATTGTGGGTATGAGCGTTGGACAAGAGAAGAAGTTTACGATTAATTTTCCTACTGAGTATTATAAAAAAGAGTTAGCAGGTCAACCAGCAGAGTTTACTGTTAAAGTAATTAATGTTTACCGTCGGGAAATGCTAGAATTAAATGATGACTTCGCACAACAAGTGGCTGGAGCAAAGAGTTTAGCTGAGTTGCGGGATAAGGTGAAAGAAAACATGCAAGCGGAAAAGGATTTTAAAGAGGAGCAAAGATCAGAAGTTGAAATGCTAGAAAAAATTGTTGAACATACGTCTTTCGGCGATTTGCCAGAAATATTAGTACATAGCGAACAGCACAAAATGATTCATGAGTTGCAAGACTCAATTGAAGCACAAGGAATGGTTTGGGAACACTATTTATCTAGTATCAAGAAAGACGAGCATTCTCTGGAGCATGATTTTATTGAAGGCGCAATTAGACGAGTAAAGACCGCGCTAGTGATGCGAGAAATAGCAACGAAAGAAAACATTCGCGTAACAGAAGAAGAGCTATTGGCCGAAATCAAAAGATTATCCGATACTTATCGCGATAATGAAACAGCGCAGAATAATTTGCAGAGTGATGGTTATCGTAAATATATAGAAAATTCCCTGAATAATGAGAAAGTGTTACAATGCTTAAGAGAGCACAATATTAAGAAGTAA